From the genome of Caloranaerobacter sp. TR13, one region includes:
- a CDS encoding glucose-6-phosphate isomerase produces the protein MHTITLDYSNALIKKHELEYMKDQISFAHKMLHEKKGPGNDFLGWVDYPINYDKDEFERIKLAAERIKETSDVFIVVGIGGSYLGARAAIEALSHSFYNILPKNKRKTPEIYFVGNNISGTYLRHLLDIIEGKDISINVISKSGTTTEPAIAFRILKEYMEKKYGREEARKRIYATTDKVKGALRKLAEEEGYETFVIPDDVGGRFSIFTPVGLLPIAVAGIDIDKIMEGAKAGREEYMVEDLGKNPCYQYAALRNILYRKGKDIEILVNYEPALHYLAEWWKQLYGESEGKDGKGIFPASVEFSTDLHSLGQYIQDGKRNLFETVINIVNPKEDIEIPENEKNLDGLNYLKGKTMDFVNKRAFEGTLLAHTDGSVPNIVINVPEMNEYYFGKFIYFFEKACGISGYILGVNPFDQPGVEAYKKNMFALLGKPGFEDLREELNERMKK, from the coding sequence ATGCATACTATTACATTAGACTACTCTAATGCTCTTATAAAAAAACATGAATTAGAATATATGAAAGATCAAATTTCTTTTGCTCATAAGATGCTTCATGAGAAAAAAGGACCAGGTAACGATTTTTTAGGTTGGGTAGATTATCCTATTAATTATGATAAAGACGAATTTGAAAGAATAAAATTAGCTGCTGAAAGAATAAAAGAAACTTCAGATGTTTTTATCGTAGTAGGCATTGGTGGTTCTTATTTGGGAGCAAGAGCTGCAATAGAAGCTTTGAGTCATTCTTTTTATAATATACTTCCTAAAAACAAAAGAAAAACTCCTGAAATTTATTTCGTAGGAAACAATATCAGTGGTACATATTTAAGACATTTATTAGATATTATAGAAGGAAAGGATATAAGTATAAATGTAATATCAAAATCTGGTACTACAACAGAGCCAGCTATAGCATTTAGAATATTAAAGGAATATATGGAGAAAAAATATGGCAGGGAAGAAGCAAGAAAGAGAATATATGCTACAACAGATAAAGTTAAGGGAGCATTAAGGAAATTAGCTGAAGAAGAAGGTTATGAAACTTTTGTGATACCTGATGATGTTGGAGGAAGATTTTCAATATTTACACCAGTTGGATTGTTGCCAATAGCTGTTGCTGGTATAGACATAGATAAAATTATGGAAGGTGCTAAAGCAGGTAGAGAAGAGTATATGGTAGAAGATTTGGGAAAAAATCCTTGTTATCAATATGCTGCTTTAAGAAATATACTTTATAGAAAAGGTAAAGATATAGAAATATTAGTTAATTATGAACCTGCTCTTCACTATTTAGCAGAGTGGTGGAAACAATTATATGGAGAAAGTGAAGGTAAAGATGGTAAGGGAATATTCCCAGCTTCAGTTGAATTCTCAACAGACTTACATTCTTTAGGGCAATATATACAAGATGGTAAAAGAAATTTATTTGAAACAGTTATAAACATAGTAAATCCTAAAGAAGATATAGAGATTCCAGAAAATGAGAAAAATTTAGATGGACTTAATTATCTTAAAGGTAAGACTATGGATTTTGTAAACAAAAGAGCTTTTGAAGGTACATTACTTGCACATACTGATGGAAGTGTGCCTAATATTGTAATAAATGTGCCTGAAATGAACGAATATTATTTTGGAAAGTTTATTTATTTCTTTGAAAAAGCTTGTGGGATAAGCGGATATATATTAGGTGTTAATCCTTTTGACCAACCAGGGGTAGAAGCATATAAGAAAAATATGTTTGCATTGTTAGGAAAACCTGGATTTGAAGATTTAAGAGAAGAATTAAATGAAAGAATGAAAAAATAA
- the nadC gene encoding carboxylating nicotinate-nucleotide diphosphorylase produces the protein MLVLQIEDIIKNALIEDMNNGDITTDNLIGQDDISEAEIIAKEDGILAGVEIAEITFKLLDKNIQFHRLKEDGQLLRKGDVIAKIKGKTRAILSGERTALNFLQRLSGIATKTRKFVDKVENYKVRVADTRKTTPGIRVLEKYAVKLGGGSNHRYNLSDAVMIKDNHIRAVGNIEKAIKLMREKVSHTVKIEVEVETIEEFKQALSAGADIIMLDNMSIEDMKEAVIINDKKAILEASGNVNIDNIEEVAKTGVDVISVGALTHSVKALDISLNIK, from the coding sequence ATGCTAGTGCTTCAAATAGAAGATATAATTAAAAATGCTTTAATAGAAGATATGAATAATGGCGATATTACAACTGATAATTTAATAGGACAAGATGATATTTCTGAAGCTGAAATTATTGCTAAAGAAGATGGGATATTAGCTGGAGTAGAAATAGCTGAAATTACTTTTAAACTGCTAGACAAAAATATACAATTTCATAGATTAAAAGAAGATGGCCAGCTTTTAAGAAAAGGTGATGTTATAGCTAAGATAAAAGGCAAAACTAGAGCTATTTTGTCTGGTGAAAGAACAGCTTTGAATTTTCTTCAGAGATTATCGGGAATTGCAACTAAGACCAGAAAGTTTGTAGATAAGGTAGAAAATTATAAAGTTAGGGTAGCTGATACAAGAAAAACTACGCCTGGTATTAGAGTTTTAGAAAAATATGCTGTAAAATTAGGTGGAGGTTCAAACCATAGATATAATTTATCCGATGCTGTTATGATAAAAGATAATCATATAAGAGCTGTTGGAAATATAGAAAAAGCGATTAAACTAATGAGAGAAAAGGTTTCACATACTGTTAAAATAGAAGTAGAAGTTGAAACTATTGAAGAATTTAAACAAGCTCTAAGTGCAGGAGCTGATATTATAATGCTTGATAATATGAGTATTGAGGACATGAAAGAAGCTGTGATTATAAATGATAAAAAAGCTATATTAGAAGCGTCTGGTAACGTTAATATAGATAATATTGAGGAAGTTGCTAAAACTGGAGTAGATGTAATTTCTGTTGGAGCTTTAACTCATTCAGTTAAAGCGTTAGATATTAGTCTAAATATTAAATAA
- the nadB gene encoding L-aspartate oxidase, which yields MGSKNTTDVIIIGSGLAGVYTALNLDSRLKVKILSKGEIFDNSSSLAQGGIAASLEIDDLDAHIEDTLNAGSGVNNIDNLKILVYEAKENVDKLLEFGVPFDRDSYGRLRTTLEGGHSRARILHAGGDATGKEIMKTLYKEAVNRDNIEILDDTMAVELIKKDNKCIGVKIIKDNKLISIFSKAVVIATGGIGALYKNSTNSPLATGDGIAMAYRAGCVLDNMEFIQFHPTALYSEGEGKKFLISEAVRGEGAYLKNKFGERFMLKIHPRGELAPRDIVAQSIYNELIKTNSEFVYLDITHKDRDFLIKRFPTIFNKCLEYGLDMSKDLIPVAPVEHYFIGGIKVNDDGMTNLENLYACGECTNTGVHGANRLASNSLLECIVFGRRIANSINNTVENIPLNILDSDYETEIKTEVDEYLFKTIKDRIKHTMDKYVGIVRTTTGLLKAREIIDDIYEMLKNKYRYNKEYIEVLNMSIVSKSIIESCIKRENSLGCHYRIN from the coding sequence GTGGGGTCAAAAAATACTACTGATGTTATTATAATAGGCTCAGGCTTAGCTGGGGTTTATACGGCTCTCAATTTAGATAGTAGATTGAAAGTTAAGATATTGTCAAAAGGAGAGATATTTGATAATAGTTCTTCACTTGCTCAGGGAGGTATTGCAGCAAGTTTAGAAATAGATGATTTAGATGCACACATTGAGGATACTTTAAATGCAGGTTCAGGTGTAAATAATATAGATAATTTAAAGATATTAGTGTATGAAGCTAAAGAAAATGTAGATAAACTTTTAGAATTTGGAGTTCCTTTTGACAGAGATAGTTACGGAAGATTAAGAACTACATTAGAAGGTGGACATAGTAGAGCCAGAATACTTCATGCTGGTGGAGATGCAACAGGGAAAGAAATAATGAAAACTTTATATAAAGAAGCAGTTAATAGAGACAATATTGAGATTTTAGACGATACAATGGCTGTTGAGCTAATCAAAAAAGATAATAAGTGTATAGGTGTCAAGATCATTAAAGATAATAAATTAATCAGTATTTTTTCTAAGGCTGTAGTTATAGCAACAGGAGGAATAGGAGCTTTATACAAAAATAGCACTAATTCTCCTTTAGCTACTGGTGATGGAATAGCAATGGCATATAGAGCAGGTTGTGTACTTGATAATATGGAATTTATCCAGTTCCATCCTACAGCACTTTATTCGGAAGGTGAAGGTAAGAAATTTTTGATATCAGAGGCTGTAAGAGGTGAAGGAGCTTATTTAAAAAATAAGTTTGGAGAAAGATTTATGCTTAAGATCCATCCTAGGGGAGAATTAGCTCCTAGAGATATTGTTGCACAGAGTATATATAATGAACTAATTAAAACTAATAGTGAATTTGTATATTTAGACATAACACATAAAGATAGAGATTTTCTTATTAAAAGGTTTCCTACAATCTTCAATAAATGTTTAGAGTATGGCTTAGATATGTCGAAGGATTTAATACCTGTTGCACCTGTAGAGCATTATTTTATTGGAGGTATAAAAGTTAATGATGATGGAATGACTAATTTAGAGAATTTGTATGCTTGTGGAGAATGTACTAACACAGGCGTACATGGAGCAAACAGATTAGCTAGTAATTCTTTATTAGAATGTATTGTATTTGGTAGACGAATAGCTAACTCTATTAATAATACTGTAGAGAACATTCCATTAAATATTTTAGATAGCGACTATGAAACTGAAATAAAAACTGAAGTGGATGAATACTTATTTAAAACTATCAAGGACAGAATAAAGCATACTATGGACAAATATGTAGGGATAGTACGTACAACAACAGGGTTATTAAAAGCTAGAGAAATAATAGATGATATATATGAAATGCTGAAAAATAAATATAGATATAATAAAGAATATATTGAAGTCTTAAATATGTCTATTGTATCAAAAAGTATTATAGAAAGTTGTATTAAAAGAGAAAATAGTTTAGGATGTCATTATAGAATAAATTAA
- the nadA gene encoding quinolinate synthase NadA: protein MDKQRIIDEIIKLKKEKDAIILAHNYQIPEIQEIADVVGDSLALSKAASNVDNKIIVFCGVHFMAESAKILSPNKKVLLPAKDAGCPMADMVTAEKLREYKEKNPDTYVVCYVNSSAAVKAESDICCTSSNAVKIVNSIDTEKILFVPDKNLGNYIKSKVKNKQIDLWPGFCITHHRVKENEVIKVKDMHPDALVLVHPECNEGVVKMADFVGSTSQIIDFATKSSNKKFIIGTEMGVLHKLRKNNPDKKFYLLSPGLICNNMKKTSLEDVLNALKYEEFEITVPEDIRVKALKSLQRMMEIK, encoded by the coding sequence ATGGATAAACAAAGGATTATTGATGAGATAATAAAACTAAAAAAAGAAAAGGATGCTATTATATTAGCTCACAATTATCAAATACCAGAAATACAGGAAATTGCAGATGTCGTTGGAGATTCTTTAGCTTTGAGCAAAGCTGCAAGTAATGTCGATAATAAAATAATCGTTTTCTGTGGAGTACACTTTATGGCTGAAAGTGCAAAAATACTTTCTCCAAACAAAAAGGTATTATTACCAGCGAAAGATGCTGGATGTCCTATGGCAGATATGGTAACAGCAGAAAAGCTAAGAGAATATAAAGAAAAGAATCCAGATACTTATGTTGTTTGCTATGTAAATTCTTCTGCAGCTGTCAAAGCCGAAAGTGACATATGTTGTACCTCATCAAATGCTGTAAAAATTGTTAATAGCATCGATACAGAAAAAATATTGTTTGTACCTGATAAAAATTTAGGTAATTATATAAAGAGTAAAGTTAAGAACAAACAAATTGATTTATGGCCTGGATTTTGTATAACTCATCATAGAGTTAAAGAAAATGAAGTAATAAAAGTTAAAGATATGCATCCAGATGCTTTAGTTTTAGTTCATCCAGAATGTAATGAAGGTGTTGTTAAAATGGCAGACTTTGTTGGAAGTACTTCACAGATCATTGATTTTGCTACAAAGTCTAGTAACAAGAAATTTATTATAGGAACAGAAATGGGAGTTCTGCACAAACTTAGAAAGAATAATCCAGATAAGAAATTTTATCTTCTATCACCTGGACTTATATGTAATAATATGAAAAAAACGAGTCTAGAGGATGTATTAAATGCACTTAAATATGAAGAATTTGAAATTACTGTACCTGAAGATATAAGAGTAAAGGCATTGAAATCATTACAAAGGATGATGGAGATAAAATAG
- a CDS encoding cell wall metabolism sensor histidine kinase WalK, whose product MDIGWMIDMKKIGNKIILSYFLILLVAFLVTSTTFNYLSKKYLIRETRVQLRDEGQKIAEILRNINLQEGNLKDVILGRKQLRLAGKFIDSEVLVLNKEGKIVYKDFKNLNQSILYKLLRFKKTTFNGYIVERVAIRGKNQRVNGYIFLFTRIKNIHALNRLMRQTQSLSFIIASIIALFVGMIFQKNISKPIKMLKDKMTNFSIDNFHEYPDINTGDEIEELDKSFKEMAERIKKYSRQQKRFLQNTSHELKTPLMSIQGYAEAIKDGVVEGKELEESLDIIIEESQRLKKTVDEIIYLAKIENVEENFDFEEVNLSEVIFKSIKTIKSLSNEKNINIDVQIEKDCIVKIDSEKILRALVNILGNCIRYAESKISINASCTDEKIEIIIKDDGEGFKDGEENRIFERFYKGKKGSTGIGLAITKAIIEGHNGSIYAYNGMPKGAVFRIELPKVDCSKY is encoded by the coding sequence ATGGATATAGGATGGATGATTGATATGAAAAAGATAGGAAATAAAATTATACTATCATATTTTTTAATATTACTTGTAGCTTTCTTAGTTACTAGTACAACTTTTAATTATTTATCTAAAAAATATTTAATAAGAGAAACTCGGGTACAGTTGAGAGATGAAGGACAAAAAATTGCAGAAATATTAAGAAATATAAATCTTCAAGAGGGTAATTTAAAGGATGTTATTTTAGGTAGGAAACAATTAAGACTTGCTGGTAAGTTTATAGACTCTGAAGTACTAGTACTTAATAAAGAAGGTAAAATAGTCTATAAGGATTTTAAAAACTTAAATCAAAGTATATTATATAAATTACTAAGATTTAAAAAAACTACTTTTAATGGTTATATAGTTGAGAGAGTTGCAATAAGAGGCAAAAATCAACGTGTTAATGGCTATATTTTTTTATTTACTAGAATAAAAAATATACACGCATTAAATAGATTAATGAGACAAACACAAAGTTTAAGTTTTATTATAGCTTCGATAATAGCATTGTTTGTTGGTATGATTTTTCAAAAAAATATTTCAAAACCTATTAAAATGCTAAAGGATAAAATGACGAATTTTTCAATTGATAATTTTCATGAATACCCAGATATTAACACAGGGGATGAAATAGAAGAGTTAGATAAAAGTTTTAAAGAAATGGCAGAAAGAATAAAAAAATATAGTAGGCAACAGAAAAGATTTTTACAAAATACTTCACATGAACTTAAAACTCCGTTGATGTCTATTCAAGGATATGCAGAGGCTATAAAAGATGGAGTTGTAGAAGGTAAAGAATTAGAAGAAAGTCTTGATATAATTATAGAAGAAAGTCAGAGATTGAAAAAAACAGTTGATGAAATAATATATTTAGCTAAGATTGAAAATGTAGAAGAAAACTTTGACTTTGAAGAAGTTAATTTATCAGAAGTTATATTTAAATCAATAAAAACTATTAAATCTTTGTCAAATGAGAAAAATATAAATATAGATGTGCAAATAGAAAAAGATTGTATTGTTAAAATAGATTCAGAAAAAATACTAAGGGCATTAGTTAATATTTTAGGAAATTGTATAAGATATGCTGAAAGTAAAATAAGTATTAATGCAAGTTGTACGGATGAAAAAATAGAAATAATTATTAAGGATGATGGAGAAGGGTTTAAAGATGGAGAGGAGAATAGAATATTCGAAAGATTCTATAAAGGGAAAAAAGGAAGTACGGGTATTGGATTAGCTATTACGAAAGCAATAATAGAAGGACATAATGGAAGTATTTATGCATATAATGGTATGCCCAAGGGAGCTGTTTTTAGGATAGAACTACCTAAAGTTGATTGTAGTAAATATTAG
- a CDS encoding response regulator transcription factor — protein MKHIFVVDDERNIRDLIKKYLLKEEYRVTLFEEGTNLLREIDRLKPDLIVLDIMMPGIDGLELCKAIRKNNDIPIIFVSAKDEEVDRIIGLELGGDDYLSKPFSPRELVVRIKNILRRIEKATNINDTIIEIKDIKIHTSRRFVEANGKELRLTTKEYDLFEYLAKNKNRPFTRDELIDKIWGYDYIGDTRMIDDLVKRIRKKLKEIGSKLEITTVWGYGYRMDD, from the coding sequence ATGAAGCATATTTTTGTTGTTGATGATGAAAGAAATATTAGAGACCTTATAAAGAAATATCTTCTGAAAGAAGAATATAGAGTTACTTTATTTGAAGAAGGTACTAATCTTTTAAGAGAGATTGATAGACTAAAACCGGATTTAATAGTACTAGATATTATGATGCCAGGTATTGATGGATTAGAATTATGTAAGGCGATTAGAAAAAATAACGATATTCCTATAATATTTGTTTCGGCCAAGGACGAAGAAGTAGATAGAATTATAGGTTTGGAACTCGGCGGAGATGATTATTTATCTAAACCATTTAGTCCTAGAGAGTTAGTTGTAAGAATTAAAAATATTCTAAGAAGAATAGAAAAAGCTACAAATATTAATGACACTATAATTGAAATCAAAGATATTAAAATACATACATCGAGAAGATTTGTAGAAGCAAATGGCAAAGAACTTAGACTTACTACAAAAGAATATGATTTATTTGAATATCTTGCAAAAAATAAAAATAGACCTTTTACTAGAGACGAACTTATTGATAAAATATGGGGGTACGATTATATAGGAGATACGAGAATGATAGACGATTTGGTTAAAAGAATTAGAAAAAAGCTTAAAGAGATAGGTTCAAAACTAGAAATAACAACCGTTTGGGGTTATGGATATAGGATGGATGATTGA
- a CDS encoding SpoIIE family protein phosphatase, which produces MLKEGLKQGEKIEIHQRLSYDILDGMIDWVRVIDRDGTIIYANKTMKEELGEDIVGSKCYAALKKPCHCRTCITETTIDTGEILEKEEIINDRIFAVKSSPVRDNQGNIYAAVEVFRDVTKERKLEFELIEKNQKMRSELAFARKLQERILPKKGIYGNLLIDYIYNPSEMLSGDMFDIFNIDDENVGVYISDVVGHGVSASMITMFVKQSMRDIKDYKLSPREALIKLHKGFVELGLDDDKYFTIFYGIINIKENIFTFVNGGHNCSPILIRDNKVKLLEAKGYPITYLFDKVDYDEHKIELNKGDRLIFYTDGIVEAINEKGEQFGIDRLLNMMKYEGDQFMGYIEDEIDDFRQSANQDDFAVLTMKVLE; this is translated from the coding sequence ATGTTGAAAGAAGGTTTGAAGCAAGGTGAAAAGATAGAAATTCATCAAAGATTATCTTATGACATACTAGATGGCATGATTGATTGGGTTAGAGTGATTGATAGAGATGGAACAATAATATACGCTAATAAAACTATGAAAGAAGAATTAGGAGAAGATATAGTAGGTAGCAAGTGTTATGCTGCATTAAAAAAACCTTGTCACTGTAGGACATGTATTACTGAAACTACAATAGATACTGGGGAAATATTAGAGAAAGAAGAAATCATAAACGACAGAATTTTTGCTGTGAAAAGCTCTCCTGTTCGAGATAATCAAGGTAATATTTATGCGGCAGTTGAAGTTTTTAGAGATGTTACGAAAGAAAGGAAGCTTGAATTTGAGCTCATTGAAAAAAACCAAAAAATGCGCAGCGAATTGGCATTTGCACGTAAATTACAAGAAAGGATATTGCCTAAAAAGGGAATATATGGAAATTTACTCATAGACTACATATACAATCCTTCAGAAATGTTAAGTGGTGATATGTTTGATATATTTAACATTGATGATGAGAATGTAGGTGTATATATAAGCGATGTTGTGGGACATGGGGTATCTGCTTCTATGATAACTATGTTTGTAAAGCAAAGTATGAGAGATATAAAAGACTATAAGCTAAGCCCAAGAGAAGCTTTAATAAAGCTTCATAAGGGTTTTGTTGAACTTGGATTAGATGATGATAAATACTTTACTATATTTTATGGGATTATAAATATAAAAGAAAATATCTTTACTTTCGTAAATGGTGGTCATAACTGTAGTCCTATTTTAATAAGAGACAATAAAGTTAAGTTATTAGAGGCAAAAGGATATCCTATAACATATCTTTTTGATAAAGTAGATTATGATGAACACAAAATAGAACTTAATAAAGGTGATAGATTAATATTTTATACAGATGGAATTGTTGAAGCTATAAATGAAAAAGGTGAACAATTTGGAATAGATAGGCTATTAAATATGATGAAGTATGAAGGCGACCAGTTTATGGGATATATAGAAGATGAGATAGATGATTTTAGGCAAAGTGCTAATCAAGATGATTTTGCTGTTTTAACAATGAAGGTTTTAGAATAA
- a CDS encoding Fur family transcriptional regulator, whose amino-acid sequence MITIESIEKRLKEKGLKLTNQRRAIIEVLFENKDNFLTAEEIFLKSKEKCPQTNFSTIYRNLEILIKLNIIHRTNIKNNTSIFELIQNDSHHHHIICKKCGKTEFINFCPLDKILSEVNKKNFILTDHKFELYGYCDKCKKIKVANKLP is encoded by the coding sequence ATGATTACGATAGAATCGATAGAAAAAAGATTAAAGGAAAAAGGCTTAAAGTTAACTAATCAGAGAAGAGCAATTATAGAAGTTCTATTCGAAAATAAAGACAATTTTTTAACAGCAGAAGAGATTTTCCTAAAATCTAAGGAAAAATGTCCTCAAACCAATTTTTCTACAATTTATCGCAACTTAGAAATCCTTATTAAGCTCAATATAATCCATAGAACTAATATAAAAAATAATACATCTATATTCGAGCTAATACAAAATGATTCGCACCATCACCACATCATTTGTAAAAAATGTGGTAAAACAGAATTTATAAATTTTTGCCCGTTAGATAAAATTCTATCGGAAGTAAATAAGAAAAATTTTATACTAACGGATCATAAATTCGAACTGTACGGATACTGTGATAAATGTAAAAAAATAAAGGTAGCTAATAAACTACCCTAG
- a CDS encoding metal ABC transporter permease encodes MIDLLRYSFMQRALAAGMIIGIICPLIGIFVVLRRMSLIGDSLSHVALSGVAAGLLVGFYPLGTALLFSASAALAIEKLRKSYEDFAELAIAIILSLGISVAVVLISFAKSLNVDLMSYLFGSIITVSKTDVHMIMGLGLIIVVFVKLFYKELFFITFDEEAAKIAGVPVGIVNLLFIVLVAMTITVSMRIVGILLVSSMMVMPVATSLQIARSFKQATFFSIIFAEISVVFGIFISYYLEIASGGTIVLFSVLMLILTIMLKNLILKIKLKKALSNS; translated from the coding sequence ATGATAGATTTGCTTAGGTATAGTTTCATGCAAAGAGCTTTAGCTGCAGGGATGATAATAGGTATAATATGTCCTCTTATTGGAATTTTTGTTGTCTTAAGAAGAATGTCTTTAATTGGAGATAGCTTGTCTCATGTAGCTCTATCAGGAGTGGCAGCAGGATTATTAGTAGGATTTTACCCTTTAGGTACAGCTTTATTGTTTTCTGCATCGGCAGCTTTGGCTATAGAAAAATTAAGAAAAAGCTATGAAGATTTTGCCGAATTAGCGATAGCGATTATATTGTCTTTAGGGATAAGTGTTGCAGTTGTATTAATTAGTTTTGCAAAGTCGCTTAATGTAGATTTGATGAGTTATTTATTCGGTAGTATTATAACTGTTAGTAAAACAGATGTACATATGATAATGGGATTAGGATTAATTATAGTGGTTTTTGTAAAACTATTTTATAAAGAGCTTTTCTTTATAACTTTTGATGAAGAAGCAGCAAAAATTGCTGGTGTTCCAGTAGGAATAGTTAATTTACTTTTTATTGTTTTAGTTGCGATGACAATAACAGTTTCAATGAGAATAGTTGGAATATTGTTAGTATCTTCGATGATGGTTATGCCAGTAGCAACTAGCCTTCAAATAGCTAGAAGTTTTAAACAAGCTACTTTTTTTTCTATAATATTTGCAGAAATATCAGTTGTATTTGGGATTTTTATTTCATATTATCTTGAAATAGCTTCAGGTGGAACTATTGTGTTGTTTTCTGTATTAATGCTAATTTTAACTATCATGTTAAAAAATCTAATTCTCAAAATAAAACTAAAAAAAGCTTTAAGTAATAGTTAA
- a CDS encoding metal ABC transporter ATP-binding protein, which produces MKAIVSIKSLFFGYREKMILEDINLDIYEGDYIGIVGPNGSGKSTLIKLMLNILKPVKGEIKLFDQDIKKFHDWDKVGYVAQKSNSFNKKFPATVEEVVASNLYPKIGLFKSIKRNHLELVHNTLKIVNMEKYKSKLIGDLSGGQQQRVFIARALVNSPKVIFLDEPTVGIDIKSQEEFYKLLDKLNSEMKITIVMVTHDVGVISDRVKKVACIGNRKLIIHDKSSKT; this is translated from the coding sequence ATGAAGGCTATAGTAAGTATTAAAAGTTTATTTTTTGGTTATAGAGAAAAAATGATATTAGAGGATATAAATTTAGATATTTATGAAGGAGATTATATAGGTATAGTAGGACCAAATGGTTCTGGTAAAAGTACGTTAATAAAACTTATGCTAAATATTTTAAAGCCTGTAAAAGGTGAAATTAAATTATTTGATCAGGATATAAAAAAGTTCCACGATTGGGATAAGGTTGGTTATGTTGCTCAGAAATCAAATTCGTTTAATAAGAAGTTTCCTGCCACTGTAGAGGAAGTTGTTGCATCGAATCTATACCCTAAAATTGGGCTTTTTAAGTCAATTAAACGAAATCATTTAGAATTAGTTCATAACACTCTTAAAATTGTTAATATGGAAAAGTATAAAAGTAAATTAATTGGAGATTTATCGGGTGGTCAGCAGCAAAGAGTTTTTATAGCTAGAGCTTTAGTTAATTCTCCGAAAGTAATTTTCTTAGATGAGCCTACTGTAGGCATAGATATAAAATCACAGGAAGAATTCTATAAACTGCTGGACAAATTAAATAGCGAGATGAAAATTACAATAGTTATGGTTACTCATGATGTTGGTGTTATTAGTGATAGAGTAAAAAAAGTTGCATGCATAGGAAATAGAAAATTAATAATACATGATAAAAGTTCTAAAACTTAA